A region of Acidobacteriota bacterium DNA encodes the following proteins:
- a CDS encoding aquaporin codes for MEAALLGIFMVSACSFGVLLEHPASPVRQALADGFTRRVMMGLAMGLTAICLIYSPWGQQSGAHFNPAVTLTFWRLGKISGADALGYVLFQFIGGAAGVLLASVIWQSNLSHPAVNCVATLPGNYGVQVAFAAEVVITFILMTMVLNVSNTSNIARYTGVFAGLLVALYISFETPLSGMSMNPARTFGSAAGGNIWTAWWLYFTAPPLGMLAAAQVHVWQKRQVACAKLHHQNNKRCIHCGAPGASVSLGLAAIEQSPN; via the coding sequence ATGGAGGCGGCCTTGCTGGGGATTTTCATGGTGTCGGCTTGCAGCTTCGGCGTGTTGCTGGAACATCCGGCTTCACCCGTGCGGCAAGCGTTGGCCGACGGCTTTACGCGCCGCGTCATGATGGGATTGGCAATGGGATTGACGGCGATCTGTTTGATTTATTCGCCATGGGGTCAACAGTCAGGCGCACATTTCAACCCGGCGGTGACGCTGACGTTTTGGCGCCTGGGCAAAATCAGCGGTGCGGATGCGCTCGGCTATGTGCTGTTTCAATTTATCGGCGGTGCGGCGGGTGTATTGCTAGCTTCAGTTATCTGGCAAAGTAACTTAAGTCACCCGGCGGTGAATTGTGTGGCTACCTTGCCGGGTAACTACGGGGTGCAAGTTGCGTTTGCCGCCGAAGTTGTCATTACCTTTATTCTGATGACGATGGTACTTAATGTTTCTAACACGAGTAACATCGCCCGCTACACAGGAGTATTTGCTGGCTTGTTGGTCGCGTTGTACATCAGCTTTGAAACACCGCTGTCGGGTATGAGCATGAATCCGGCGCGGACGTTCGGTTCGGCTGCGGGCGGGAATATCTGGACGGCGTGGTGGCTTTATTTCACGGCACCGCCGTTGGGAATGCTGGCGGCGGCGCAAGTTCACGTGTGGCAGAAACGGCAGGTCGCGTGCGCGAAACTGCATCACCAAAATAACAAGCGTTGTATCCACTGCGGCGCGCCTGGTGCATCTGTGTCGCTGGGCCTTGCCGCAATTGAACAATCACCCAATTGA
- a CDS encoding SMP-30/gluconolactonase/LRE family protein — MGGSVIGGWNAPNRLVIGRDVQPGQQIQLAIFGINGPLSNPPTNFIWVREAKLEFHATENPGPFAIVPSEVNVQIVKHDAAAIERIVGPNPKIFKLAEGFKFTEGPIWTGAALLFSDPNSNTIWQFTPQGANPGKLAVFRRPSGYSGADIAAYKQPGSNGLTLDPQGRLTINQHGNRRVVRLEKDGGETVLADKFEGQRLNSPNDLVYRSDGTLFFTDPPFGLPTFGDDPRKELPFSGVYALQRGKLQLLTKEFSGPNGIALSPDEKLLYVGNWDEHKKVVMCYEVQADGTLRNGKVFFDLTNAPGEDAIDGVKVDQAGNVYVSGPGGLWVLSSQGEHLGTIIAPQHVHNMAWGDADGKTLYLCARMGLYSMRLNIAGVRPKDVAMR; from the coding sequence ATGGGCGGCTCGGTGATCGGCGGCTGGAACGCGCCGAACCGTTTGGTGATTGGGCGCGACGTGCAACCGGGGCAGCAGATTCAACTGGCAATTTTCGGCATCAACGGGCCGCTCTCGAATCCGCCGACCAATTTCATCTGGGTGCGCGAGGCCAAGCTGGAATTTCATGCCACCGAAAACCCAGGGCCGTTCGCTATCGTTCCTAGCGAAGTCAATGTGCAGATCGTCAAACACGATGCCGCCGCCATCGAAAGAATCGTCGGGCCGAATCCGAAGATTTTCAAACTGGCGGAAGGCTTCAAATTTACCGAAGGGCCGATTTGGACAGGCGCCGCGTTGCTCTTCAGCGATCCGAACAGCAACACGATCTGGCAGTTCACGCCACAAGGTGCGAACCCGGGCAAGCTCGCAGTCTTTCGCAGGCCCAGCGGTTACAGCGGCGCGGACATCGCCGCCTACAAACAGCCCGGCTCGAACGGGCTGACGCTTGATCCGCAAGGTCGCTTGACGATCAATCAGCACGGCAATCGCCGCGTCGTGCGCTTGGAAAAAGACGGCGGCGAGACAGTGCTGGCCGACAAGTTTGAAGGCCAGCGGCTGAACAGTCCGAACGATCTGGTCTATCGTTCGGATGGCACGCTGTTCTTTACCGATCCGCCGTTTGGCTTGCCAACGTTTGGGGACGATCCGCGCAAGGAATTGCCCTTCAGCGGCGTCTATGCGTTGCAGCGGGGCAAACTGCAATTGCTGACCAAGGAATTCAGCGGGCCGAATGGCATCGCGTTGTCGCCCGATGAAAAGCTGCTTTACGTTGGCAACTGGGACGAGCACAAAAAGGTCGTGATGTGTTACGAGGTGCAAGCGGATGGCACGTTGCGCAACGGCAAAGTCTTTTTTGATCTAACCAACGCCCCAGGCGAAGACGCGATTGACGGCGTGAAGGTAGACCAGGCGGGCAACGTGTATGTCTCCGGCCCCGGCGGCTTGTGGGTGCTCTCGTCGCAAGGCGAACACTTGGGCACGATCATTGCGCCGCAACACGTGCACAACATGGCGTGGGGCGATGCGGATGGTAAGACGCTTTATTTGTGCGCGCGGATGGGCTTGTATTCCATGCGGCTGAATATAGCAGGTGTGCGGCCAAAGGATGTCGCGATGCGTTGA
- a CDS encoding histidine kinase yields MTTPAVLTNLLGFITGAALYGMLLWMVLRQPRASARQAKDGLPLLTALLGLAWNVGGLLTFGLSPVSHVRDAWFFPLLVAAAFTALGFLPAVVVHSVLRTGETWQGRSSAWGMSVAAYCLSTAASVLHFQQALALGDAPSHWALHLLTGGFALLIVALLFAARGAAQRPGWPKAGVAALAVFAVSAAHLSHHEGADYSWWVELIGHHASLALIAVILYQDYRFALADLFLKRALALMLLVAVSFGLYLTVAAPLFHRWQPATELHPWAVGLMLALWVLTALVYPWLKRAVVWLVDAVILRRADYDTLQHELAQTLADCESADAVLATVCQQLADALTAHEISWTAHTEDFSTKKTTGPLLPRIELQRRTRESAPALTNVLVPTSEAPQYRLHVGALAGGRRLLSDDQTMLETVALLAARRIDAVRVVHERCMRDLHEQEMQKLATEAELRALRAQINPHFLFNALTTIGYLIQTAPAAAVQTLLRLTALLRAVLRKGEGEFCTLGEELELIEAYLDIERARFEDRLRVVLDVPTELHNVRIPALLLQPLVENAIKHGITPLRAGGEVVVWARREASKDNTERLHIRVTDTGQGVGEQALAHGRTRGVGLANVEQRLQRHFADSASFSLRSAPGVGTTVELFIPAAAVSTNNVVPFERKAG; encoded by the coding sequence ATGACCACACCGGCAGTTTTAACCAATCTATTAGGCTTCATCACCGGGGCGGCGTTATACGGCATGTTGCTGTGGATGGTGTTGCGGCAGCCGCGTGCCAGCGCACGCCAAGCCAAAGATGGGTTGCCGTTGCTGACGGCCTTGCTGGGATTGGCCTGGAATGTGGGCGGTTTGCTGACATTCGGCTTGTCACCAGTCAGCCATGTGCGCGATGCCTGGTTCTTTCCCTTGCTGGTCGCGGCGGCCTTTACGGCCTTGGGTTTTTTGCCGGCGGTTGTCGTGCATTCGGTCTTGCGCACGGGCGAAACCTGGCAGGGGCGTTCATCGGCGTGGGGCATGAGCGTCGCGGCCTATTGCCTGAGCACGGCGGCTTCGGTGCTGCATTTTCAACAAGCGCTGGCGCTGGGGGATGCGCCGTCGCATTGGGCCTTGCATCTATTGACGGGCGGCTTTGCACTGCTGATTGTCGCCTTGCTGTTCGCCGCGCGTGGCGCGGCGCAACGTCCGGGCTGGCCCAAAGCGGGAGTGGCCGCGCTGGCGGTGTTCGCCGTTTCGGCGGCGCATTTGAGCCATCACGAAGGCGCTGACTATTCGTGGTGGGTGGAATTGATCGGCCATCATGCCTCTTTGGCCTTGATCGCGGTGATCCTCTACCAGGATTACCGGTTTGCGCTGGCCGACCTGTTTTTGAAACGGGCGCTGGCCTTGATGCTGTTGGTGGCGGTGTCGTTCGGGTTGTATCTCACGGTGGCCGCCCCGCTGTTTCACCGTTGGCAACCTGCCACAGAATTGCATCCCTGGGCAGTCGGGTTGATGTTGGCCTTGTGGGTGCTCACGGCGCTGGTGTATCCGTGGTTGAAACGCGCCGTGGTGTGGCTGGTGGACGCCGTCATCTTGCGCCGCGCCGATTACGACACGCTGCAACACGAGTTGGCGCAAACCCTGGCGGATTGCGAATCTGCCGATGCCGTGCTCGCCACCGTCTGCCAACAACTTGCTGACGCATTGACGGCGCACGAAATTTCCTGGACGGCGCACACCGAGGATTTCTCTACCAAAAAGACGACTGGCCCGTTGTTGCCACGTATCGAGTTGCAACGGCGCACGCGCGAATCCGCTCCCGCGCTAACCAACGTGCTGGTGCCGACGAGCGAAGCCCCGCAATACCGTTTGCACGTGGGCGCTTTGGCGGGTGGCCGCCGCTTGCTTTCGGACGATCAAACCATGCTTGAAACCGTGGCGCTGCTGGCGGCACGGCGCATTGACGCGGTGCGGGTCGTGCACGAACGTTGTATGCGCGATTTGCACGAACAGGAAATGCAGAAGCTCGCCACCGAAGCTGAGTTGCGCGCCTTGCGGGCGCAGATCAACCCGCACTTCCTCTTCAATGCTCTGACGACGATTGGGTATTTGATTCAAACCGCGCCCGCCGCCGCTGTGCAAACGCTTTTGCGGCTGACCGCGTTGTTGCGCGCCGTCTTGCGCAAAGGCGAAGGCGAATTTTGCACGCTCGGCGAAGAGTTGGAATTGATCGAGGCGTATTTGGACATCGAGCGCGCGCGCTTTGAAGATCGCTTGCGCGTGGTGTTGGACGTGCCAACGGAATTGCACAATGTGCGCATCCCGGCGTTGCTGTTGCAGCCCCTGGTCGAAAACGCCATCAAACATGGCATCACACCCTTGCGCGCGGGCGGCGAAGTCGTCGTCTGGGCGCGGCGGGAAGCAAGCAAAGACAACACTGAGCGCTTGCACATCCGCGTCACCGACACCGGCCAAGGCGTGGGCGAACAGGCGCTGGCGCACGGACGCACGCGCGGCGTCGGCCTAGCGAATGTCGAACAGCGCTTGCAACGGCATTTCGCCGACAGCGCCAGCTTCAGTTTGCGCAGCGCGCCCGGCGTAGGCACAACAGTCGAACTGTTCATACCTGCCGCCGCCGTCAGCACTAACAACGTCGTTCCGTTTGAAAGGAAAGCCGGATGA
- a CDS encoding heme-binding protein produces MKAYLKNVMLLALLLSLGNIALAQVIEKKTLTLDGAKKVIDAAKAEARRVKAPGGVIAVVDDGGNLMALERLDGTFAAGAQISIGKARTSALFKKPTKVFEDIIKNGRTAMVALPDSLFTPLQGGVPVVVDGQIVGAVGVSGAASAQQDEELAIAGASALANPEAGKARVSYFEKEKVTAAFAKGAVLFDQSDKYMVHASHRDKAGMVEVHEQDADIIYVLEGTATFVTGGQLVDGKTIAPGELRGTDVKGGETRTISKGDVIIVPAGTPHWFKEVPGPLNYYVVKAR; encoded by the coding sequence ATGAAAGCATACTTGAAAAACGTTATGTTATTAGCGCTGTTGCTCAGCTTAGGTAACATCGCTCTGGCCCAAGTTATCGAGAAGAAAACCCTGACGCTCGATGGCGCAAAAAAAGTAATAGACGCCGCCAAGGCTGAAGCCAGGCGCGTCAAGGCCCCCGGCGGCGTGATCGCCGTCGTGGATGACGGCGGCAATCTGATGGCGCTCGAACGCCTGGACGGCACGTTTGCCGCCGGCGCGCAAATTTCCATCGGCAAAGCGCGCACGTCGGCACTTTTCAAAAAGCCGACCAAGGTTTTCGAGGACATTATCAAAAACGGGCGCACTGCGATGGTCGCCTTGCCTGACAGCCTGTTCACGCCTTTGCAAGGCGGCGTGCCGGTCGTGGTGGATGGTCAAATTGTCGGCGCGGTCGGCGTCAGCGGCGCGGCTTCGGCGCAACAGGACGAAGAGTTGGCGATTGCCGGAGCGAGCGCACTCGCAAATCCCGAAGCAGGCAAGGCGCGAGTAAGTTACTTCGAGAAAGAAAAAGTAACAGCCGCCTTTGCCAAAGGCGCGGTGTTATTCGATCAAAGCGACAAGTACATGGTGCACGCCAGCCATCGCGACAAAGCCGGCATGGTCGAGGTCCACGAACAGGACGCCGACATCATTTACGTGCTCGAAGGCACGGCGACGTTTGTTACCGGCGGGCAACTCGTGGACGGCAAAACCATCGCGCCGGGCGAACTGCGCGGCACGGATGTGAAAGGCGGCGAGACGCGCACGATCAGCAAAGGCGATGTGATCATCGTTCCGGCAGGCACGCCGCACTGGTTCAAGGAAGTGCCGGGGCCGCTGAATTACTACGTCGTGAAGGCACGTTAA
- a CDS encoding response regulator: MSQALRVIIADDERPARSFLAALLRGFEDVELIGEAETGTEAVALIEANRPDLAFLDLQMPELDGLGVVRMLHKNCVPLIAFVTAYDEYAVKAFELNAVDYLLKPVERARLRATIQRAQERLEQSDWRGAETQRLQAAAEEYDQATRPPLLERIPVRQRDEIVIVPVKEVASIVAEGELLHLTTVKNESYTLTYRLKDLEARLDPAKFIRLGRGVLANLDMLRRVSALPGGTYVATLANGQQLNVSRLQGRILREQLLKL; the protein is encoded by the coding sequence ATGAGCCAAGCCTTGCGCGTGATCATTGCCGACGACGAACGCCCGGCGCGCTCCTTTCTCGCGGCGCTGTTGCGTGGGTTTGAAGACGTCGAGTTGATCGGCGAAGCCGAAACCGGCACGGAAGCCGTCGCCTTGATCGAAGCCAATCGCCCAGACCTGGCCTTCCTCGATTTGCAAATGCCCGAGTTGGATGGCTTGGGTGTCGTGCGTATGCTGCACAAAAACTGTGTGCCGCTGATCGCCTTTGTCACGGCCTATGACGAATATGCGGTCAAGGCATTTGAACTCAACGCGGTGGATTATCTGCTCAAACCGGTGGAGCGCGCGCGTTTGCGCGCCACCATTCAACGCGCGCAGGAACGCCTGGAGCAAAGCGACTGGCGCGGCGCAGAAACCCAACGCTTGCAGGCCGCTGCTGAGGAATACGACCAAGCCACACGCCCGCCGCTGCTTGAACGCATCCCAGTACGCCAACGCGACGAGATCGTCATTGTCCCGGTCAAAGAGGTCGCTTCCATTGTCGCCGAAGGCGAGTTGCTGCACCTGACCACGGTCAAAAACGAGAGTTACACCTTGACCTATCGTTTGAAAGATTTGGAGGCGCGCCTGGACCCGGCCAAGTTCATTCGATTAGGACGCGGCGTGCTGGCGAATCTGGACATGTTGCGTCGTGTCAGCGCACTGCCTGGCGGGACGTATGTGGCGACGCTGGCGAATGGGCAGCAGTTAAATGTGAGTCGTTTGCAAGGCCGAATTTTGCGCGAGCAATTGTTGAAGCTGTAA
- a CDS encoding spondin domain-containing protein, with the protein MKRAFFFSLLAVVALGVTAFAQHGGKGETKFTVRIENISQEQTAKDGTKWPFALSPGLFVLHEREVRLFREGLPAVNGLEALAETGNPGEIVKVLEGREHMGHGVFNTPAGADKPGPIGPGGAYEFSFSAKPGMRLSLAMMFGQSNDWFYAPKRQGIDLFNNGKPLSGDITADLMLYDAGTEVDEEPGVGPNQGPRQKTLDAGVPEHGKVHAAKTSSFFTRNGELFRITITPDTLAKM; encoded by the coding sequence ATGAAACGTGCTTTTTTCTTTAGTCTGCTGGCGGTGGTCGCGTTGGGCGTGACGGCTTTTGCCCAACACGGCGGCAAAGGCGAAACCAAATTCACCGTGCGCATCGAAAACATCTCGCAAGAACAAACGGCCAAGGACGGCACCAAATGGCCCTTTGCGTTGTCGCCCGGCCTATTCGTGTTGCACGAGCGCGAGGTGCGCCTGTTCCGCGAAGGCCTGCCCGCTGTCAATGGCTTGGAAGCTTTGGCCGAGACCGGCAACCCGGGCGAGATCGTGAAGGTGCTGGAAGGCCGCGAACACATGGGCCACGGTGTCTTCAACACACCCGCCGGCGCTGACAAGCCGGGGCCGATTGGGCCGGGCGGCGCTTACGAATTCAGCTTCTCGGCCAAACCGGGTATGCGCTTGTCGCTGGCAATGATGTTCGGCCAATCGAACGATTGGTTCTATGCACCGAAACGCCAGGGCATTGACTTGTTCAACAACGGCAAGCCATTGAGCGGCGACATCACGGCAGACTTGATGCTTTACGACGCGGGCACCGAAGTGGATGAGGAACCCGGTGTCGGCCCCAACCAAGGCCCGCGTCAGAAAACGCTGGATGCGGGCGTGCCAGAGCACGGCAAGGTTCACGCGGCAAAGACTTCGTCCTTCTTCACGCGCAACGGCGAGTTGTTCAGGATCACCATTACGCCGGACACGCTGGCGAAGATGTAA